One segment of Myxocyprinus asiaticus isolate MX2 ecotype Aquarium Trade chromosome 41, UBuf_Myxa_2, whole genome shotgun sequence DNA contains the following:
- the LOC127431959 gene encoding suppressor of cytokine signaling 6-like isoform X2, with amino-acid sequence MKKISLKTIRKSLNIKGKEDGDFVMLQQPSLAAEFTKEDSLFGGCYTKGLVGCDLNGEDEKGHKNRSKSESLMGTLKRRLSTKQKAKVKGGSAAVGSGDDDDCFSSSSVPISFSEIKAQRPLRSSSLRSHHYSPSPWPFRPVSSEEACIKMEVKVKAMVHSPNPSPSLNGIRKEFHDIQLEGLFQDQTESLKDMETQSGNLHLNIEDHVPIGLTPQDYIQYTMPLDEGMYPVSSQAFCLDGPSPMEVVNQVESNSLHMDQDDLMPSDILMDQSVNGNLPGTPSMVLSSSRANTPLFSPSLSPLSTIEIPRTLSGFSGADSHVVERVRHHLNFDPSSAPGVSRVYDSFQSSGPTVVTSLTEELKKLAKQGWYWGPITRWEAEEKLTNLPDGSFLVRDSSDERHLLSLSFRSQRKTLHTRIEHSNDVRLPTQLTLFSHSHTTRPFSHAVITSRSKEDTDSARTDKTEQPA; translated from the exons ATGAAGAAGATCAGTCTCAAGACGATCAGAAAGTCACTTAACATAAAGGGCAAAGAAGATGGGGATTTTGTCATGCTCCAGCAGCCATCTTTAGCTGCCGAGTTTACCAAGGAGGACTCTCTCTTTGGAGGTTGTTACACCAAAGGGCTGGTCGGTTGTGATCTTAATGGGGAGGATGAGAAGGGTCATAAGAACAGATCGAAGAGTGAGAGTCTTATGGGCACTCTAAAAAGGAGGCTGTCTACAAAACAGAAAGCTAAAGTCAAAGGAGGCTCTGCCGCAGTGGGCTCTGGGGACGACGATGACTGCTTCTCTTCCTCGTCAGTCCCAATAAGCTTTAGTGAAATCAAAGCCCAGCGCCCCTTAAGATCCTCTTCTCTCCGAAGCCATCATTACAGCCCTTCTCCATGGCCTTTCCGGCCTGTGAGTTCTGAGGAAGCTTGTATCAAGATGGAGGTGAAGGTAAAAGCCATGGTCCACTCCCCCAACCCTAGTCCCTCCCTCAATGGCATCAGAAAGGAGTTCCATGACATCCAATTAGAAGGTCTGTTCCAAGATCAGACTGAATCTCTGAAGGACATGGAGACTCAAAGTGGtaacttgcatttgaacattgaGGATCATGTGCCTATTGGACTCACACCTCAGGACTACATCCAGTACACAATGCCTTTAGATGAGGGAATGTACCCAGTTTCATCCCAGGCTTTTTGCTTAGATGGCCCCTCGCCCATGGAAGTGGTAAATCAGGTCGAATCTAACTCGCTGCACATGGACCAAGATGATCTCATGCCATCAGACATTCTTATGGACCAGTCAGTGAATGGAAACCTACCTGGTACTCCATCAATGGTCCTTTCCAGTTCCAGAGCCAATACACCTTTATTTTCTCCCTCACTGTCACCTCTTTCCACCATTGAAATTCCAAGGACCCTCTCCGGGTTCAGTGGTGCAGACTCTCACGTTGTGGAGAGAGTGAGGCATCATCTGAACTTTGACCCCAGTTCCGCTCCCGGTGTAAGCAGGGTGTATGATTCTTTCCAAAGCAGTGGACCCACGGTTGTAACAAGCCTTACGGAGGAACTAAAAAAACTGGCCAAGCAGGGTTGGTACTGGGGACCTATAACTCGATGGGAGGCTGAGGAGAAGCTCACCAACCTTCCAGACGGTTCCTTTTTGGTGAGAGACAGCTCAGATGAACGCCATCTTCTCAGCTTGAGCTTTCGGTCACAGAGAAAGACGCTCCATACCAGGATTGAACACTCAAACG atgtACGGCTGCCAACgcaattgacactgttctcacactctcacaccacacgtcccttttctcacgcagtgataacgtcacggagcaaagaggacactgacagcgcacggacagacaagacagagcagcCTGCATGA
- the LOC127431959 gene encoding suppressor of cytokine signaling 6-like isoform X1 translates to MKKISLKTIRKSLNIKGKEDGDFVMLQQPSLAAEFTKEDSLFGGCYTKGLVGCDLNGEDEKGHKNRSKSESLMGTLKRRLSTKQKAKVKGGSAAVGSGDDDDCFSSSSVPISFSEIKAQRPLRSSSLRSHHYSPSPWPFRPVSSEEACIKMEVKVKAMVHSPNPSPSLNGIRKEFHDIQLEGLFQDQTESLKDMETQSGNLHLNIEDHVPIGLTPQDYIQYTMPLDEGMYPVSSQAFCLDGPSPMEVVNQVESNSLHMDQDDLMPSDILMDQSVNGNLPGTPSMVLSSSRANTPLFSPSLSPLSTIEIPRTLSGFSGADSHVVERVRHHLNFDPSSAPGVSRVYDSFQSSGPTVVTSLTEELKKLAKQGWYWGPITRWEAEEKLTNLPDGSFLVRDSSDERHLLSLSFRSQRKTLHTRIEHSNGRFSFYEQPDIEGHTSIVDLIEHSIKDSENGAFCYSRSRLPGSAMYPVRLTNPVSRFMQVRSLQYLCRFVIRQYTRIDLIQKLPLPNKMKDYLQEKHY, encoded by the coding sequence ATGAAGAAGATCAGTCTCAAGACGATCAGAAAGTCACTTAACATAAAGGGCAAAGAAGATGGGGATTTTGTCATGCTCCAGCAGCCATCTTTAGCTGCCGAGTTTACCAAGGAGGACTCTCTCTTTGGAGGTTGTTACACCAAAGGGCTGGTCGGTTGTGATCTTAATGGGGAGGATGAGAAGGGTCATAAGAACAGATCGAAGAGTGAGAGTCTTATGGGCACTCTAAAAAGGAGGCTGTCTACAAAACAGAAAGCTAAAGTCAAAGGAGGCTCTGCCGCAGTGGGCTCTGGGGACGACGATGACTGCTTCTCTTCCTCGTCAGTCCCAATAAGCTTTAGTGAAATCAAAGCCCAGCGCCCCTTAAGATCCTCTTCTCTCCGAAGCCATCATTACAGCCCTTCTCCATGGCCTTTCCGGCCTGTGAGTTCTGAGGAAGCTTGTATCAAGATGGAGGTGAAGGTAAAAGCCATGGTCCACTCCCCCAACCCTAGTCCCTCCCTCAATGGCATCAGAAAGGAGTTCCATGACATCCAATTAGAAGGTCTGTTCCAAGATCAGACTGAATCTCTGAAGGACATGGAGACTCAAAGTGGtaacttgcatttgaacattgaGGATCATGTGCCTATTGGACTCACACCTCAGGACTACATCCAGTACACAATGCCTTTAGATGAGGGAATGTACCCAGTTTCATCCCAGGCTTTTTGCTTAGATGGCCCCTCGCCCATGGAAGTGGTAAATCAGGTCGAATCTAACTCGCTGCACATGGACCAAGATGATCTCATGCCATCAGACATTCTTATGGACCAGTCAGTGAATGGAAACCTACCTGGTACTCCATCAATGGTCCTTTCCAGTTCCAGAGCCAATACACCTTTATTTTCTCCCTCACTGTCACCTCTTTCCACCATTGAAATTCCAAGGACCCTCTCCGGGTTCAGTGGTGCAGACTCTCACGTTGTGGAGAGAGTGAGGCATCATCTGAACTTTGACCCCAGTTCCGCTCCCGGTGTAAGCAGGGTGTATGATTCTTTCCAAAGCAGTGGACCCACGGTTGTAACAAGCCTTACGGAGGAACTAAAAAAACTGGCCAAGCAGGGTTGGTACTGGGGACCTATAACTCGATGGGAGGCTGAGGAGAAGCTCACCAACCTTCCAGACGGTTCCTTTTTGGTGAGAGACAGCTCAGATGAACGCCATCTTCTCAGCTTGAGCTTTCGGTCACAGAGAAAGACGCTCCATACCAGGATTGAACACTCAAACGGCAGGTTCAGTTTTTATGAGCAGCCAGATATAGAAGGTCACACTTCCATAGTAGATCTCATTGAGCATTCTATTAAAGACTCGGAAAACGGTGCGTTCTGTTACTCCAGATCGCGCTTGCCAGGGTCAGCCATGTACCCCGTTCGGTTGACCAATCCTGTCTCTCGGTTCATGCAAGTCCGTTCGCTGCAATATCTTTGCCGATTTGTCATTCGACAGTACACGCGGATCGATCTGATTCAGAAACTGCCTTTACCAAACAAAATGAAAGATTATTTGCAGGAGAAGCACTACTGA